One region of Quercus lobata isolate SW786 chromosome 2, ValleyOak3.0 Primary Assembly, whole genome shotgun sequence genomic DNA includes:
- the LOC115977105 gene encoding probable galactinol--sucrose galactosyltransferase 6 isoform X1, translating into MVSNFRYSARSPAINTSLLNPTALHSSSSYSLLFPKPLKQLSSSGFGIRRCFSYSNRIFPVLSFKRNDLRAPCKEEEDKMTIKQAVRISDRKILVKDRTILTGVPDNVIATSGSGTGPVEGVFVGAVFDKENSRHVVSLGTLREVRFMSCFRFKLWWMAQKMGDKGRDIPLETQFLLVETKDGSHLDENEENPVVYTVFLPLIEGSFRAVLQGNDRDELELCLESGDVDTKASSFTHSLFISAGTDPFATITDAIRAVKSHLKTFRQRHEKKLPGIVDYFGWCTWDAFYQEVTQEGVEAGLESLAAGGTPSKFVIIDDGWQSVGEDSKEESQSEMNQQPLLRLTGIKENSKFQNKDDPTVGIKSIVNIAKEKHGLKYVYVWHAITGYWGGVRPGVKEMEEYGTLMKYPTTTKGVIENDPTWKTDVMAIQGLGLVNPKSVYKFYNELHSYLASAGIDGVKVDVQCILETLGAGLGGRVELTRQYHQALDASVARNFPDNGIISCMSHNTDALYCSKQTAVVRASDDFFPRDPTSHTIHIAAVSYNSVFLGEFMQPDWDMFHSLHPAADYHGSARAISGGPLYVSDAPGNHNFELLKKMVLPDGSILRARLPGRPTRDCLFTDPARDGVSLLKIWNMNKYTGVLGVYNCQGAAWNSIERKNTFHQTKSDSLTGYIRGRDVHLIAEAATEPNWNGDCAVYCHRSGELVVLPYNASMPVSLKVLEHDIFTVTPIKVLAPGFGFAPFGLINMFNAGGAIEGLEYEVENKSSESVGKVHLEVKGCGKFGAYSMTRPKRCIVDSNVVEFVYDSEFGLVTLSLDQLPEDGQKVHFIEFEL; encoded by the exons atggtgtcaAATTTTAGATACAGTGCTCGATCTCCAGCTATAAATACTAGTCTCTTAAATCCAACCGCATTGCATTCTTCGTCCTCGTATTCTCTTTTGTTTCCAAAGCCACTCAAACAACTCTCGAGTTCTG GTTTTGGAATTCGCAGGTGTTTTTCTTATTCGAATCGAATATTTCCCGTACTTTCCTTTAAG AGAAACGATCTAAGAGCACCgtgcaaagaagaagaagacaaaatgACGATTAAGCAGGCGGTTAGGATCTCCGACAGGAAGATCCTAGTAAAAGACCGAACAATCCTAACAGGAGTACCGGACAATGTGATAGCAACGTCCGGTTCGGGGACCGGTCCTGTCGAGGGCGTGTTCGTTGGTGCTGTTTTCGACAAGGAAAACAGTAGGCACGTGGTTTCTCTAGGAACGCTACGTGAGGTCCGGTTCATGTCGTGCTTTCGGTTCAAGTTATGGTGGATGGCCCAGAAGATGGGCGATAAAGGAAGAGACATTCCGTTGGAGACTCAGTTCCTATTGGTCGAGACCAAAGACGGGTCCCACCTCGACGAAAACGAGGAGAACCCGGTTGTCTACACGGTTTTCCTTCCTTTGATCGAAGGCTCGTTCCGTGCGGTTTTACAAGGCAATGATCGCGACGAGTTGGAGCTTTGTTTGGAGAGCGGTGACGTGGACACCAAAGCGTCGTCGTTTACTCACTCCTTGTTTATCAGCGCAGGGACTGATCCTTTTGCTACGATCACAGACGCGATCAGAGCCGTTAAATCGCATCTGAAGACTTTCCGTCAAAGGCACGAGAAAAAATTGCCTGGGATCGTTGACTATTTCGGTTGGTGCACCTGGGATGCGTTTTATCAAGAAGTGACTCAAGAAGGGGTTGAAGCTGGGCTTGAATCTTTGGCCGCTGGTGGGACCCCATCGAAGTTTGTGATCATCGATGATGGGTGGCAATCGGTCGGTGAGGATTCAAAGGAGGAGAGTCAGAGCGAGATGAATCAGCAGCCGTTGCTTAGGTTGACTGGGATTAAGGAAAACTCgaagtttcaaaacaaggacGATCCGACGGTGGGGATTAAGAGCATAGTGAATATAGCTAAAGAGAAACATGGGTTGAAGTACGTGTACGTGTGGCATGCGATTACTGGGTACTGGGGTGGGGTCCGCCCGGGTGTGAAGGAGATGGAGGAATATGGGACGTTGATGAAATATCCAACGACGACAAAGGGAGTGATAGAGAATGATCCCACGTGGAAGACAGATGTTATGGCGATACAAGGATTGGGTTTGGTGAATCCAAAGAGTGTGTACAAGTTTTATAACGAGTTGCATAGTTATTTGGCGTCTGCGGGTATAGATGGGGTTAAGGTGGACGTGCAGTGTATATTGGAGACACTTGGAGCTGGGCTTGGTGGTCGGGTCGAGTTGACCCGGCAGTATCATCAGGCTCTTGATGCTTCCGTGGCTAGGAATTTCCCTGATAATGGGATCATTTCTTGCATGAGTCACAACACTGATGCACTTTACTG CTCGAAACAAACGGCAGTGGTGAGAGCATCAGATGATTTTTTCCCGCGGGATCCGACATCACATACAATACACATAGCGGCAGTGTCATACAACAGTGTGTTTTTGGGGGAGTTTATGCAGCCTGATTGGGATATGTTTCACTCTCTTCACCCAGCTGCTGATTACCATGGATCAGCCAGGGCTATTAGTGGTGGCCCACTTTATGTTAG TGATGCGCCAGGGAACCACAATTTTGAGCTATTAAAGAAGATGGTGTTGCCTGATGGTTCCATCCTTCGAGCCCGTTTGCCTGGTCGGCCCACTAGGGATTGTTTGTTCACTGACCCAGCCCGTGATGGTGTTAG CTTGCTGAAGATATGGAATATGAACAAGTACACTGGAGTCCTGGGTGTATACAACTGCCAAGGTGCAGCCTGGAACAGCATTGAAAGAAAGAACACCTTCCACCAAACCAAATCAGACTCTCTCACTGGCTACATTCGAGGCCGTGACGTCCATCTCATAGCGGAGGCCGCCACTGAGCCCAACTGGAACGGTGACTGTGCCGTCTACTGTCACCGGTCGGGTGAGCTTGTAGTCCTTCCATACAATGCATCCATGCCAGTGTCACTCAAGGTCCTTGAGCATGACATTTTCACTGTCACACCCATCAAGGTTTTAGCACCCGGTTTTGGTTTTGCTCCCTTTGGACTCATCAACATGTTCAATGCTGGTGGAGCTATCGAAGGGTTGGAATATGAAGTGGAGAACAAGAGTTCAGAGTCGGTTGGTAAAGTTCATTTGGAGGTTAAAGGGTGTGGTAAATTTGGTGCATATTCAATGACCAGGCCGAAGAGGTGCATTGTGGATTCTAATGTGGTTGAGTTTGTGTATGATTCGGAGTTTGGTTTGGTGACTTTGAGCTTGGATCAGTTGCCTGAGGACGGTCAGAAGGTTCATTTTATTGAGTTTGAGTTATGA
- the LOC115977105 gene encoding probable galactinol--sucrose galactosyltransferase 6 isoform X2, which produces MTIKQAVRISDRKILVKDRTILTGVPDNVIATSGSGTGPVEGVFVGAVFDKENSRHVVSLGTLREVRFMSCFRFKLWWMAQKMGDKGRDIPLETQFLLVETKDGSHLDENEENPVVYTVFLPLIEGSFRAVLQGNDRDELELCLESGDVDTKASSFTHSLFISAGTDPFATITDAIRAVKSHLKTFRQRHEKKLPGIVDYFGWCTWDAFYQEVTQEGVEAGLESLAAGGTPSKFVIIDDGWQSVGEDSKEESQSEMNQQPLLRLTGIKENSKFQNKDDPTVGIKSIVNIAKEKHGLKYVYVWHAITGYWGGVRPGVKEMEEYGTLMKYPTTTKGVIENDPTWKTDVMAIQGLGLVNPKSVYKFYNELHSYLASAGIDGVKVDVQCILETLGAGLGGRVELTRQYHQALDASVARNFPDNGIISCMSHNTDALYCSKQTAVVRASDDFFPRDPTSHTIHIAAVSYNSVFLGEFMQPDWDMFHSLHPAADYHGSARAISGGPLYVSDAPGNHNFELLKKMVLPDGSILRARLPGRPTRDCLFTDPARDGVSLLKIWNMNKYTGVLGVYNCQGAAWNSIERKNTFHQTKSDSLTGYIRGRDVHLIAEAATEPNWNGDCAVYCHRSGELVVLPYNASMPVSLKVLEHDIFTVTPIKVLAPGFGFAPFGLINMFNAGGAIEGLEYEVENKSSESVGKVHLEVKGCGKFGAYSMTRPKRCIVDSNVVEFVYDSEFGLVTLSLDQLPEDGQKVHFIEFEL; this is translated from the exons atgACGATTAAGCAGGCGGTTAGGATCTCCGACAGGAAGATCCTAGTAAAAGACCGAACAATCCTAACAGGAGTACCGGACAATGTGATAGCAACGTCCGGTTCGGGGACCGGTCCTGTCGAGGGCGTGTTCGTTGGTGCTGTTTTCGACAAGGAAAACAGTAGGCACGTGGTTTCTCTAGGAACGCTACGTGAGGTCCGGTTCATGTCGTGCTTTCGGTTCAAGTTATGGTGGATGGCCCAGAAGATGGGCGATAAAGGAAGAGACATTCCGTTGGAGACTCAGTTCCTATTGGTCGAGACCAAAGACGGGTCCCACCTCGACGAAAACGAGGAGAACCCGGTTGTCTACACGGTTTTCCTTCCTTTGATCGAAGGCTCGTTCCGTGCGGTTTTACAAGGCAATGATCGCGACGAGTTGGAGCTTTGTTTGGAGAGCGGTGACGTGGACACCAAAGCGTCGTCGTTTACTCACTCCTTGTTTATCAGCGCAGGGACTGATCCTTTTGCTACGATCACAGACGCGATCAGAGCCGTTAAATCGCATCTGAAGACTTTCCGTCAAAGGCACGAGAAAAAATTGCCTGGGATCGTTGACTATTTCGGTTGGTGCACCTGGGATGCGTTTTATCAAGAAGTGACTCAAGAAGGGGTTGAAGCTGGGCTTGAATCTTTGGCCGCTGGTGGGACCCCATCGAAGTTTGTGATCATCGATGATGGGTGGCAATCGGTCGGTGAGGATTCAAAGGAGGAGAGTCAGAGCGAGATGAATCAGCAGCCGTTGCTTAGGTTGACTGGGATTAAGGAAAACTCgaagtttcaaaacaaggacGATCCGACGGTGGGGATTAAGAGCATAGTGAATATAGCTAAAGAGAAACATGGGTTGAAGTACGTGTACGTGTGGCATGCGATTACTGGGTACTGGGGTGGGGTCCGCCCGGGTGTGAAGGAGATGGAGGAATATGGGACGTTGATGAAATATCCAACGACGACAAAGGGAGTGATAGAGAATGATCCCACGTGGAAGACAGATGTTATGGCGATACAAGGATTGGGTTTGGTGAATCCAAAGAGTGTGTACAAGTTTTATAACGAGTTGCATAGTTATTTGGCGTCTGCGGGTATAGATGGGGTTAAGGTGGACGTGCAGTGTATATTGGAGACACTTGGAGCTGGGCTTGGTGGTCGGGTCGAGTTGACCCGGCAGTATCATCAGGCTCTTGATGCTTCCGTGGCTAGGAATTTCCCTGATAATGGGATCATTTCTTGCATGAGTCACAACACTGATGCACTTTACTG CTCGAAACAAACGGCAGTGGTGAGAGCATCAGATGATTTTTTCCCGCGGGATCCGACATCACATACAATACACATAGCGGCAGTGTCATACAACAGTGTGTTTTTGGGGGAGTTTATGCAGCCTGATTGGGATATGTTTCACTCTCTTCACCCAGCTGCTGATTACCATGGATCAGCCAGGGCTATTAGTGGTGGCCCACTTTATGTTAG TGATGCGCCAGGGAACCACAATTTTGAGCTATTAAAGAAGATGGTGTTGCCTGATGGTTCCATCCTTCGAGCCCGTTTGCCTGGTCGGCCCACTAGGGATTGTTTGTTCACTGACCCAGCCCGTGATGGTGTTAG CTTGCTGAAGATATGGAATATGAACAAGTACACTGGAGTCCTGGGTGTATACAACTGCCAAGGTGCAGCCTGGAACAGCATTGAAAGAAAGAACACCTTCCACCAAACCAAATCAGACTCTCTCACTGGCTACATTCGAGGCCGTGACGTCCATCTCATAGCGGAGGCCGCCACTGAGCCCAACTGGAACGGTGACTGTGCCGTCTACTGTCACCGGTCGGGTGAGCTTGTAGTCCTTCCATACAATGCATCCATGCCAGTGTCACTCAAGGTCCTTGAGCATGACATTTTCACTGTCACACCCATCAAGGTTTTAGCACCCGGTTTTGGTTTTGCTCCCTTTGGACTCATCAACATGTTCAATGCTGGTGGAGCTATCGAAGGGTTGGAATATGAAGTGGAGAACAAGAGTTCAGAGTCGGTTGGTAAAGTTCATTTGGAGGTTAAAGGGTGTGGTAAATTTGGTGCATATTCAATGACCAGGCCGAAGAGGTGCATTGTGGATTCTAATGTGGTTGAGTTTGTGTATGATTCGGAGTTTGGTTTGGTGACTTTGAGCTTGGATCAGTTGCCTGAGGACGGTCAGAAGGTTCATTTTATTGAGTTTGAGTTATGA
- the LOC115957124 gene encoding uncharacterized protein LOC115957124 isoform X2, whose amino-acid sequence MERFWDMDGLECLGDTLLILLRCRGLHILLKFLCLGRQSRIYQLAWALRMMTLSVCIYELPVTTLLANIERSRTMMLLRLNGKVCASMLGLLSGLL is encoded by the exons ATGGAAag ATTTTGGGATATGGATGGGCTGGAATGCTTAGGAGATACCTTGTTGATCCTGTTGAGATGTCGTGGCCTGCACATCTTGCTCAAGTTTCTCTGTTTAG GAAGGCAATCAAGGATTTATCAGCTGGCTTGGGCATTGAGAATGATGACATTGAGTGTTTGTATTTACGAGCTTCCTGTTACCACGCTATTGGCGAATATAGAGAG GTCAAGGACTATGATGCTGCTTAGACTCAATGGAAAAGTTTGTGCTTCAATGCTTGGCCTTTTATCAGGTTTGCTTTGA
- the LOC115957124 gene encoding uncharacterized protein LOC115957124 isoform X1 yields MERFWDMDGLECLGDTLLILLRCRGLHILLKFLCLGRQSRIYQLAWALRMMTLSVCIYELPVTTLLANIERWSRTMMLLRLNGKVCASMLGLLSGLL; encoded by the exons ATGGAAag ATTTTGGGATATGGATGGGCTGGAATGCTTAGGAGATACCTTGTTGATCCTGTTGAGATGTCGTGGCCTGCACATCTTGCTCAAGTTTCTCTGTTTAG GAAGGCAATCAAGGATTTATCAGCTGGCTTGGGCATTGAGAATGATGACATTGAGTGTTTGTATTTACGAGCTTCCTGTTACCACGCTATTGGCGAATATAGAGAGGTG GTCAAGGACTATGATGCTGCTTAGACTCAATGGAAAAGTTTGTGCTTCAATGCTTGGCCTTTTATCAGGTTTGCTTTGA
- the LOC115957124 gene encoding oligopeptide transporter 3-like isoform X4, which produces MTFKILGYGWAGMLRRYLVDPVEMSWPAHLAQVSLFRKAIKDLSAGLGIENDDIECLYLRASCYHAIGEYREVKDYDAA; this is translated from the exons ATGACTTTCAAG ATTTTGGGATATGGATGGGCTGGAATGCTTAGGAGATACCTTGTTGATCCTGTTGAGATGTCGTGGCCTGCACATCTTGCTCAAGTTTCTCTGTTTAG GAAGGCAATCAAGGATTTATCAGCTGGCTTGGGCATTGAGAATGATGACATTGAGTGTTTGTATTTACGAGCTTCCTGTTACCACGCTATTGGCGAATATAGAGAG GTCAAGGACTATGATGCTGCTTAG
- the LOC115957124 gene encoding oligopeptide transporter 3-like isoform X3 has translation MTFKILGYGWAGMLRRYLVDPVEMSWPAHLAQVSLFRKAIKDLSAGLGIENDDIECLYLRASCYHAIGEYREVVKDYDAA, from the exons ATGACTTTCAAG ATTTTGGGATATGGATGGGCTGGAATGCTTAGGAGATACCTTGTTGATCCTGTTGAGATGTCGTGGCCTGCACATCTTGCTCAAGTTTCTCTGTTTAG GAAGGCAATCAAGGATTTATCAGCTGGCTTGGGCATTGAGAATGATGACATTGAGTGTTTGTATTTACGAGCTTCCTGTTACCACGCTATTGGCGAATATAGAGAGGTG GTCAAGGACTATGATGCTGCTTAG